TTTGTTCCAGGTTTCCATTAAACACACTGGTTTGCGCCGCCAAATGGAACACACAATCAATCCCCCCATTCTTCAGGAGCTCGCATACTTCCGTAGCTTCAGTACCACACTTTCGATCAAGTCCTATGACTTCAACACCTCTTTTTGCTAATTCTCGGCAAAGGGCTTTACCAATAAATCCCTCACTGCCGGTTACAACTACTTTCATCATCACAAAAATAAAAGGATGTATCAGATAACCGATACACCCAGATTCAACATCAAAATTACTTATACCAACGTCCACCATAATATCTGCATACAAAATAATCCCCCATACTCGTTATTTGGACTTTTTCATCAACGCATATACGACACATACAAATCTTGTGATACCCGTCTGATTCAGGTTCCTGGATTCTATCATATTCCCAAAATGATAATTTCCCTTTAGCCGGTATCGGTTCTGGAAATAATATAGGATTAGCTAGCACCCAGTTATAAATAGGATTTTCATAATAGCCTTTACTATCATCGGATTTCTCTGCCCATTTAGAAGGATGATTGATAGAGCATCCAATTATTTCTACACTTCCAATGATAGCAGAATTGACAATGCCCTCTGCACATATTATTTTTCGTTGAAACTCAACAGGCAGACTATCCCATTGAGTTTTTGTAAATACACTATTGGGATTTCTCATTTCTACAGGTTTTCCACTTGCATGGATTAACACTCTATGTCCTATGTATTTCCATGGACACGCCCAAGTACGGTTCTCAATATCTTTGATACCGTGGATTATCAAAGAGGCCCACGGCTGTTTTATTGTTATTGCTTTCATTGTTCCAAACTTTTTTTGTTGCTACTTGTTTAATTAAAAAATAGATTATATGAAAACTAAATTACTACTTACGTTATTCTGTATATCATTATGCCTTAACATTACTTCATGTATGTCGGTGAGGGTTCACCCACATAAGGATAAAACAATTCCTCCAGGACAAATAAAGAAAGTAACAGGCAGTAAGTCTGCGAGATATTATACTCCGGGGCACAATAAGTAGAATCGTTATTATTTCTGTTTTGAGGGTTAATTCCACTTGGTTACTGTTGAAAAGTCACAAGGGGAATTGAATCTATTAGTTAATATGTATGCCGCCTTGTACTGGTTCCTCAAAGTATCACCGTGGAATACGATACCGGATATTCCCCTGACAGCCAGATTAAATAAAAGGAAAGGTACTGTTTTGTCTGACAACTCACCGCATACAATCAAATGGTCGTTAGGCTTGTAATCTAAGAAACTAATACTATTCCGGTGATTGTACCAATTTGAAATGAGCATTCCGCCTGTTCCGGCTGTTGGCTCATAGGTTACGCCCGTATCAGAACCTAATAATTTAGAAACCAAAGTTGAAATACATTTAGGAGTGAAATCCTGCTTGTTGTTCTTTCGGTCAGCATGTTCATCTTCAAAGTATTCATGGAACCAATCATAACTGACATCACATTTGAAGTAGTCCAAAAAGTCTTTGAATACCTTTGTCCGTTCTTTTTCCTCTCCAAACAAAAGACTCATTATCCGTTCCGGTGCCTGATAACTGTCTGTTATTCCCAACATTCCATTTATGTCAGATAATATATTTCTCATGGGATAATTTAATTTCGTCATTGGTTGATTGTGCATAGATAGTAGTTGTCTCAATGCTCTCATGACCTAGCATCTTCTGTACCTGTTCTATTGGCATTCCTCGTTTTAGGGCTGTAGTTGCCGCTGTTCTCCTAAGTCTATGTGGATGTACATTGGATATACCCGCCTTTTTCCCTAGATTCCTTAGCATGATTTCAACTGCTCCCTTGGATATCCGGGATAGTTTATTCATATCTTTTATCTGCTGGCACATTCCCTCATAATCAGATAAAAATAGGGCTTCTAAATCATCTGTTCTTGAATCAACATATTCCTGAAGAGCTATTTTACAGCGAGCAGACAAGTAAACAGTTCGATACTTACGCCCTTTTCCAAGTACATCAATCTGCCCATTTTGCCAATCTACATCACCGAGATTCACATTTACCATTTCGGATACGCGACAGCCGGTGGAAAACAAGAATTCGATTATAGCCTTATTCCTTTTTGTCCTAGCCAAAGACCTTAATTTCTCCATATCATCCTCACTTAATGGCTTCTTCAATTTCTTCACTTGTCGCACTCCCTTGATTCTAAGCATTGGATTCCTATCAAGTACACCTTCTTCTGTGCACCAAGTAAAGAAGCTGCTCAAAGTTCTTCGAATGTTGTTAAGAGTATTATCACTACATTTATTAATCTTCTTATAGGCTAAATAGACACGGACATCATCGGTAACGATTTCCTTGATATGTTTTCCTACTTGTATGATAAACGCTCTTAATATGATACGATAGTAATCTAATGAACTTTGGCATAATCCTTCCACAGCTTTAGCTATGAAAAATCGGTTTATGATCTGCATATCGGAATTATCATAAACTACAACAGAAGTTTCTTTTGCCGTAATCTCATAATTTCTCAAACAAAATGATATGGAATCAATTACGGTTGAGATTTCCTCATTGGAGATTTTACCAAATAAGGTATTACGTATTTCAGTTAAAATATATTCTTTCATTTAATTTCTTTCTTGTAATTAAAAAATAACCTTTGTAAATTCATATGAACTAAGTGCATTCTCTAAACTATCAAAAGAGTCAAATTCTCTTTTAATACGTCCAAACTGATATGAATATACTTCTTCACCTCGTTTACGCTCCATGCTAATAATATATCTGAAACCATCTTCCCGTATAA
This portion of the Bacteroides acidifaciens genome encodes:
- a CDS encoding tyrosine-type recombinase/integrase; the protein is MKEYILTEIRNTLFGKISNEEISTVIDSISFCLRNYEITAKETSVVVYDNSDMQIINRFFIAKAVEGLCQSSLDYYRIILRAFIIQVGKHIKEIVTDDVRVYLAYKKINKCSDNTLNNIRRTLSSFFTWCTEEGVLDRNPMLRIKGVRQVKKLKKPLSEDDMEKLRSLARTKRNKAIIEFLFSTGCRVSEMVNVNLGDVDWQNGQIDVLGKGRKYRTVYLSARCKIALQEYVDSRTDDLEALFLSDYEGMCQQIKDMNKLSRISKGAVEIMLRNLGKKAGISNVHPHRLRRTAATTALKRGMPIEQVQKMLGHESIETTTIYAQSTNDEIKLSHEKYII
- a CDS encoding N-6 DNA methylase; translated protein: MRNILSDINGMLGITDSYQAPERIMSLLFGEEKERTKVFKDFLDYFKCDVSYDWFHEYFEDEHADRKNNKQDFTPKCISTLVSKLLGSDTGVTYEPTAGTGGMLISNWYNHRNSISFLDYKPNDHLIVCGELSDKTVPFLLFNLAVRGISGIVFHGDTLRNQYKAAYILTNRFNSPCDFSTVTKWN
- a CDS encoding ASCH domain-containing protein → MKAITIKQPWASLIIHGIKDIENRTWACPWKYIGHRVLIHASGKPVEMRNPNSVFTKTQWDSLPVEFQRKIICAEGIVNSAIIGSVEIIGCSINHPSKWAEKSDDSKGYYENPIYNWVLANPILFPEPIPAKGKLSFWEYDRIQEPESDGYHKICMCRICVDEKVQITSMGDYFVCRYYGGRWYK